The window CCGCAACGCTGCCGGAGCCGATGGCGCTGGACGAACTGGCAGAAGGTTTCCTCACCCTCGCCGTCGATGAAATGGCGAATGCCATCCGCAAGATTTCAACCGCGCGCGGGCATGATGTGACCACCCACGCACTAGCCTGTTTCGGTGGAGCGGGCGGGCAATTCGCCTGCCGCGTGGCGGATGAGCTGGGGATGGAAACGGTGCTGGTGCACCCCTTCTCCGGCATTTTGAGCGCCTATGGCATAGGCCTCGCTCCGGTTATCGCCATGCGCGAAGCGGGCGTGGTGAAACCACTTTCGGAAGATTACTCAGCCGCGCTCGCCGATTTGCAGGATGTCGCGCGCGGTGATTTGAATGCGCAGGGTATCGCAGACATCAATATCGCTCTCATCACCCGTTTGCGACTGCGTTTCGATGGCAGCGATACGACGCTCGACCTGCCGCTGAGTGACGATGCAGACAGTACCTTCCGCGAAGAGCATCGCAAGCGTTTCGGCTGGTCTGACGAGGACGCACCGATCATCCTCGAAGCGCTGAGCGTGGAGGCGCAGGGAACCAGCGGCGGGCTCGCCGCACGTGCTGAATGCGAGACCCGGGGTCAGCTTGCGCGCGGTGAGTCTCTGGAAGGCCCCGCGCTCATCGCCGATCCCAGCGCAACGACAATCGTCGAGGAGGGGTGGAGCGCAAAGCTCGTAGAAGACGGCTCTATCATCCTCACCCGCAGCGCAGAGCAGACGCGCGCACCCGCTGCCGGAACGCAGGTAGACCCCGTCCGCCTCGCCATTTTCAACAACGCCTTCATGGCGATTGCCGAAGAGATGGGCGTGGTGCTGGAAGCCACGGCCAGCTCGGTGAACATCAAGGAGCGGCTCGATTTTTCCTGCGCGCTGTTCGATGCGGAAGGATCGCTGATCGCCAATGCGCCGCATATCCCTGTGCATCTGGGCAGCATGTCGGCAAGCATCCGCACGGTCATCGCCAATCGCGCAAACAGCCCGCGCGGCATTCGGCGCGGTGACGCTTACGCGGTGAACGATCCCTACAACGGCGGCACTCATCTGCCCGATGTGACGGTGATCGTGCCGGTATTCTGGAGCGAGAGCTCGCCCAATCCGCAGGCCTTTGTCGCCGCGCGCGGGCATCATGCCGATATCGGCGGGATCGCGCCCGGCTCCATGCCGCCGAACAGTCGCACAATCCACGATGAAGGCATTCGCCTCGACGATGTGCTGCTGGTGGATGAAGGGCGGTTCTGCGAGGCGGAGATACGCGCATTGCTGGGGGCAGGCGAACATCCGGTACGCAATCCCGATCGCAATATCTCGGACCTGAAAGCCCAGCTTGCCGCCTGCGCGCGGGGAAGCGACCTGCTCGGCAATGCCGCGAGCGAGCACGGCGGCGAGGTCATCACCGCCTATATGGGCCATGTCATGGACAATGGCGAAGCGGCCGTGCGCACTTTGCTGGAAAGCCTGCCCGAAGGCGAGTTCGCCTATGGCATGGACAATGGCGCTAAGGTGCGCGTAGGCATCTCCATCGACCGCGAAAACCGCTCCGCAATCTTCGACTTCACCGGGACCAGCGCGCAGCTGGGTGACAATTTCAATGCCCCCGCCTCCATCACCCGCGCCGCCGTGCTCTACGCGCTGCGCTGCCTTGTCGATGACGATGTGCCGCTCAATGACGGGTGCCTGCGGCCTGTAACCCTGCGCATTCCCGAAGGCTCAATGCTCTCCCCCAATCCGCCTGCCGCGATTGTCGCGGGGAATGTCGAGACGAGCCAGGTCGTCACCGACGCGGTGCTGGCGGCGTGCGGCGCGCTTGCCCCAGCGCAGGGCACGATGAACAATCTTACCTTCGGCAATGCCGAGCATCAGTATTACGAGACGATCTGTGGCGGATCGGGTGCGGGACCGGATCATCCGGGCACTGATGCCGTGCAGACTCATATGACCAATTCGCGCCTCACCGATCCCGAAGTGCTCGAAGCGCGGCTGCCGGTGCGGGTGGATGCCTTTGCCATTCGCAGCGGCTCGGGCGGAAAAGGGGCTCAGCGCGGTGGAGAAGGGGTTGAACGCCGTCTTGCCTTCCGCGAGACCATGCAGGTGCAGATGCTCGCCAATCGCCGGAAGATCGCTCCGCACGGCATCAAAGGTGGCGAGGATGCAAAGCCGGGGGAGACCTTTGTGGAACATACCGATGGCCGCGTCACGCAGCTGGGCGCGCAGGGCTCTGCAGAAGTCGAACCGGGCGATATGGTGGTAATCCGCACGCCGGGTGGCGGCGGATACGGGCCAGCGAAATGAGCGTGGATCCATCCATGGCCGGACGTTTCGCGCGCACCGCGCTGGGCCATGTCACTCAGGAATATCCCAACAAGCTTGACCATGTGATGGGAAACGATGCCGATGCGCAAAGCCCGCGCGTGCTGCATCCGGTGTTCTTCGGCAGTTTCGACTGGCATAGCTGCGTGCACAGCTGGTGGCTGCTGCTGACGATCCGGCGGATCTATCCCGATCTGCCCGAAGTCCCGCAGATCACCGCGCTGGCGGACGAGCTTTTTACGGCTGATAATTTCGCCGTCGAAACCGCCTATGCCAAGCGCCCGGAATCGCGCGGGTTCGAGCGGCCCTACGGCTGGGCATGGTATCTCAAGCTGCATCTGGAGGCATCGCAGGATCAGGCAAAGCCCTGGGCGCAGCATATGGAGCCGCTCGCGCGCCAATTCGCCGCCGGGTGGCGCGATTACCTTAAAGCCCTCGCCTATCCGATCCGCACCGGAACCCATTTCAACACGGCCTTCGCCATGCGCCTGTCGCTCGATTGGGCGGAGGTGTTCGATCCGGCGCTCGCCCGTTTGATCGGCGATAGCGCAATGGGCTGGTTCGAGGGGCAGCGCGATGTCCGCCCGATTGAACCTTCCGGCGATGATTTCCTCTCCGGCACGCTCACCGTGGCGCAGCTGATGCGCAAAGTGGGCCGCGTGCCCTTTGCCGAGTGGCTGGATGGCTATCTGCCCGATCTGGAGCAGGGCCGCCCCGCCTGCCTGTTCGATCCCGTGGTTCCCCGCGACCGCAGCGATGGCAAGATGGCCCATCTCGACGGGTTCAACATCTCGCGCGCATGGAGCTGGATTGAAATCGGCAAAGCCGCCAATCTGCCGCCCCGCGAGGGCCCCCCGGAAATCGCGCTGTATAACGCCTCCATCGATCAGATCGATCAGGATTATATGTCATCCCATTGGTTGGCGAGTTTCGCGCTGCTCACCATATTGGCCTATGAGGAAAGGCATTCATCATGACCGATACAGACACCGCTCTCCAGCAAGCCACCACGCAGGTAGAGGCAGCATTGGCCGATGCGGCAAAGCGCCCCACCATCGCCGGTTTCTTCGACGAGGCGACCAATACCATCAGCTATGTCGTCAGCGATCCTGCCACGAAAGAAGCGGCGGTGATCGATTCCGTGCTCGATTATCAGGCGGCATCCGGGCGCACGTCCTACGGCTCGGCTGACCGGATCATCGAATATGTCGAGGCGAACGATCTCACCGTCACCTGGCATATCGAGACCCATGCCCATGCCGATCACATTTCGGCAGCGCCCTATCTGCAGGAAAAGCTCGGCGGAAAGCTTAGCATCGGCAAGCAAATCATCCGCGTGCAGGATGTGTTCGGCAAGCTCTTCAATGCAGGCACCGATTTCGAGCGGGACGGATCGCAATTCGATCACCTGTTCACCGATGGCGAGCATTTCAGCATTGGCGAATTGGAAGGCATCGTCCTGCATGTGCCGGGCCACACGCCCGCCGACATGGCATTCATCATCGGCGATGCGGCCTTTGTGGGTGACACGCTGTTCATGCCCGACTTCGGGACTGCACGCGCGGATTTCCCCGGCGGCGATGCACGCCAGCTATTCCAGTCGATCCGCCGCCTGCTCCGCCTGCCAGACGATACGCGGCTCTTCCTCTGCCATGATTACAAGGCGCCCGGGCGCGATGAATACGCTTGGGAAAGCACGGTCAAATTGCAGCGCGAGAACAATGTCCACGTGAAGGACGGCACCAGCGAGGATGAATTCGTCGCCATGCGCACCGCGCGCGATGCGACGCTCGACATGCCGACGCTGATCCTGCCCAGCGTGCAGGTGAATATTCGCGGGGGTCGCCTTCCCGAACCTGAGGAGAATGGGGTGAGCTACATAAAGATTCCGGTGAACGCGGTATGACGCTGCTCGCCTTCATCCTGCCCGGCTTTCCCGACGCGGCACCGCTGGCGGGTCTTGCCGGCGGCGCGCTGATCGGCATTGCGGCGGCCATCATGCTGCTCGGTCTTGGACGGATCGCCGGTGTCTCCGGCATCGCTGCCAAAGCCGCAGGCCTCGGCGGAAGCGGCATGGACCGGATGAGCGCATGGGCCTTCGTCATCGGCCTGCCGCTTGGCGCTTTCATCATCGCGCTGGCGAGCGGCGGGCTTGAGCCGAGCTTTGCCGGCCCCGTTCCGCTGATCATCGCCGGATTGCTGGTGGGCGTGGGCACGCGCATCGGCAGTGGTTGCACCAGCGGGCACGGCGTATGCGGGATGAGCCGCCTGTCGGTGCGCTCGATCGTCGCAACGCTAACTTTCATGGCGACGGGCATCGCCACGGTGGCAATAATGAACGCCATGGGGCTGGAGGTGCTGTCATGAGCGCGCGGGCTATCACAGGATTGATCGGCGGGACCGTGTTCGGCGCTGGCCTTGCACTTGGCGGAATGACCGATCCGGCACGTGTGCGCGGTTTCCTCGATCTCTTCGGCGATTGGGACCCGACCCTTGCCTTCGTCATGGGCGGCGCGCTCATCGTCATGGCGATCGCGTGGCGTATCGTTCCCGGTATGGCGCGCCCGCTGTTCGAAGACGGCTTTCACGTCCCCACCCGCAGCGATTTGGACGCAAAACTGATTGGCGGCGCAGCGCTGTTCGGCATTGGCTGGGGCGTTGCAGGCCTTTGCCCCGGCCCTGGCTTTGCCGCGCTCGCAATCGCCCCTGTCGATGCCGCAATCTTTGTTGTCGCGATGATGGCAGGCATGCTGCTGGTGCGTTTCACCGAAAGGAAAAGCTGATGTATATTCGCAAAGTCGATGATCGTTTCGCGGTCGCGCCGCAGGTGCAGGCAGAGGACATGCAGGCGCTCGCCGATGTGGGCTACACCGCCGTGATGTGCAATCGCCCCGATGGTGAAGAGCCCGGCCAGCCGCCGCTCGCAGAGCTCAAAGCCGCAGCCGAAGCAGCGGGCCTCACCTTTCACCACGTGCCCGTATCGGGAGGCCATTTCCCTGAAGAGGCCTTGGCGGAATTCGCCCGCATCCGCCGCGAAGCCGATGGTCCGCTGCTCGCCTATTGCCGCAGTGGTACGCGCTGTATCACGATGGAAACGCTCTCCAACCCGATGGGCCTCTCTGTCGATGAACGCATCTCCCGCGCGGCCGAGGCGGGATACGATCTCTCCTCCCTGCGCGGCCATCTGAGTTGAGACGATACTTCCCCATTCTCGAATGGGGACGCGGCTATAGCCGTGCGATCCTGACAGACGATCTGGTGGCGGCGGTGATCGTCACCATCATGCTGATCCCGCAGAGCCTCGCCTATGCGCTGCTCGCAGGGCTTCCGCCGGTTGTCGGCCTGTACGCATCGATCCTGCCGCTGGTCGCCTATGCGATCTTCGGCACCAGCCGAACGCTGGCGGTGGGCCCCGTAGCCGTCATCAGCCTGATGACCGCGAGCGCAGCGGGGGCTGTCGCGGCGCAGGGCACGGCGGAGTATCTGGAAGCGGCAATTACGCTC is drawn from Aurantiacibacter sp. MUD61 and contains these coding sequences:
- a CDS encoding hydantoinase B/oxoprolinase family protein, with amino-acid sequence MTASYRFAIDRGGTFTDVVAQLPDGRLVTTKLLSSNPQQYPDAASEAVRRVMEEHGEAPIAELRIGTTIATNALLERQGARVALAITQGHRDALRIGNQSRPDIFARHIVKPERLEQRTIEITERLGADGEVLTPLDEAAAKRDLQALRDEGFDALAIVLMHGWTYTDHEKRVAAIARELGFTQVSASHEVSPLIRLVPRGDTSVADAYLSPVIREYVEQLAERLPDHGSLRFMQSNGGLADAHAFRGKDAVLSGPAGGVVGMARTAEALGYTRLIGFDMGGTSTDVCHYSGEYERTGESVVAGVRIAAPMMQVHTVAAGGGSICRFDGQRLRVGPESAGADPGPACYRKGGPLTVTDCNLVLGRIDPEEFPHVFGPDGDQPIDPEASRAHLAEVAATLPEPMALDELAEGFLTLAVDEMANAIRKISTARGHDVTTHALACFGGAGGQFACRVADELGMETVLVHPFSGILSAYGIGLAPVIAMREAGVVKPLSEDYSAALADLQDVARGDLNAQGIADINIALITRLRLRFDGSDTTLDLPLSDDADSTFREEHRKRFGWSDEDAPIILEALSVEAQGTSGGLAARAECETRGQLARGESLEGPALIADPSATTIVEEGWSAKLVEDGSIILTRSAEQTRAPAAGTQVDPVRLAIFNNAFMAIAEEMGVVLEATASSVNIKERLDFSCALFDAEGSLIANAPHIPVHLGSMSASIRTVIANRANSPRGIRRGDAYAVNDPYNGGTHLPDVTVIVPVFWSESSPNPQAFVAARGHHADIGGIAPGSMPPNSRTIHDEGIRLDDVLLVDEGRFCEAEIRALLGAGEHPVRNPDRNISDLKAQLAACARGSDLLGNAASEHGGEVITAYMGHVMDNGEAAVRTLLESLPEGEFAYGMDNGAKVRVGISIDRENRSAIFDFTGTSAQLGDNFNAPASITRAAVLYALRCLVDDDVPLNDGCLRPVTLRIPEGSMLSPNPPAAIVAGNVETSQVVTDAVLAACGALAPAQGTMNNLTFGNAEHQYYETICGGSGAGPDHPGTDAVQTHMTNSRLTDPEVLEARLPVRVDAFAIRSGSGGKGAQRGGEGVERRLAFRETMQVQMLANRRKIAPHGIKGGEDAKPGETFVEHTDGRVTQLGAQGSAEVEPGDMVVIRTPGGGGYGPAK
- a CDS encoding DUF2891 domain-containing protein, with the translated sequence MSVDPSMAGRFARTALGHVTQEYPNKLDHVMGNDADAQSPRVLHPVFFGSFDWHSCVHSWWLLLTIRRIYPDLPEVPQITALADELFTADNFAVETAYAKRPESRGFERPYGWAWYLKLHLEASQDQAKPWAQHMEPLARQFAAGWRDYLKALAYPIRTGTHFNTAFAMRLSLDWAEVFDPALARLIGDSAMGWFEGQRDVRPIEPSGDDFLSGTLTVAQLMRKVGRVPFAEWLDGYLPDLEQGRPACLFDPVVPRDRSDGKMAHLDGFNISRAWSWIEIGKAANLPPREGPPEIALYNASIDQIDQDYMSSHWLASFALLTILAYEERHSS
- a CDS encoding MBL fold metallo-hydrolase encodes the protein MTDTDTALQQATTQVEAALADAAKRPTIAGFFDEATNTISYVVSDPATKEAAVIDSVLDYQAASGRTSYGSADRIIEYVEANDLTVTWHIETHAHADHISAAPYLQEKLGGKLSIGKQIIRVQDVFGKLFNAGTDFERDGSQFDHLFTDGEHFSIGELEGIVLHVPGHTPADMAFIIGDAAFVGDTLFMPDFGTARADFPGGDARQLFQSIRRLLRLPDDTRLFLCHDYKAPGRDEYAWESTVKLQRENNVHVKDGTSEDEFVAMRTARDATLDMPTLILPSVQVNIRGGRLPEPEENGVSYIKIPVNAV
- a CDS encoding YeeE/YedE family protein, with amino-acid sequence MTLLAFILPGFPDAAPLAGLAGGALIGIAAAIMLLGLGRIAGVSGIAAKAAGLGGSGMDRMSAWAFVIGLPLGAFIIALASGGLEPSFAGPVPLIIAGLLVGVGTRIGSGCTSGHGVCGMSRLSVRSIVATLTFMATGIATVAIMNAMGLEVLS
- a CDS encoding DUF6691 family protein, which produces MSARAITGLIGGTVFGAGLALGGMTDPARVRGFLDLFGDWDPTLAFVMGGALIVMAIAWRIVPGMARPLFEDGFHVPTRSDLDAKLIGGAALFGIGWGVAGLCPGPGFAALAIAPVDAAIFVVAMMAGMLLVRFTERKS
- a CDS encoding TIGR01244 family sulfur transferase, translated to MYIRKVDDRFAVAPQVQAEDMQALADVGYTAVMCNRPDGEEPGQPPLAELKAAAEAAGLTFHHVPVSGGHFPEEALAEFARIRREADGPLLAYCRSGTRCITMETLSNPMGLSVDERISRAAEAGYDLSSLRGHLS